TTTTTGATGTCGTCTTTGTAAGGAACAATCCCTTTCGTGTAAGTGGATGATGTTTCCTTTTGTATCCCCAAAAATTTGAAATTCTACGTGTCTTGGATTTGTAATGTATTTCTCTAATAAAATGCGATCATCACCAAAAGCAGAAAGAGCTTCCCGTTTCGCGGATAAGATGCCCGCTTCCAATTCCTCAGGGGAGTTGATCCTACGCATTCCTTTTCCGCCACCACCAGCACTTGCCTTTGCCATAATGGGGTATCCAATTTTTTCTGCTTCTTTTTTGAATACAGAAATTTCTTGAGAAGCGCCTTCGTATCCTGGAACCACAGGAACTCCACTTTTTGCAACTAACAAACGTGAGCCGATTTTATCTCCCATCGCCTCAATGGAGTGGGGTTTTGGTCCGATGAATCGAATTCCATGTTTTTCTAATTGAGAAGCAAAGTCAGTATTTTCTGACAAAAATCCATAACCTGGATGGACTGCATCCGCACCTGTCGCTAGACAAGCCTTCACGACTTTTTCAACATCTAAATAGGATGAACGTGCATCTGTTCCCCCTAAAGAGAACGCTTCGTCCGCAGACTGAACAAATAGACTTTGTGCATCTGGATCGGAAAAAACAGCAACCGTCCTTATCCCCATTTTTTTTGCAGTGCGAATAACCCGAACCGCAATTTCACCACGGTTGGCGATGAGTATTTTTTGGATTGGCTTCATGTGAGTAGGATCAAAATTAATGTGCCGTGAAAATAAATCAACAGAAAGATAGGAAGTCGATTGACCATCTCCTTCGTCGGCATATTCTTTTTTTATTGTGAAACTCTTCCCTTCTCTCAGATTTTCGGATCGAATTTTCCTAACATATCTTTCTTTTGCATTTTTAACTCTTTTTCTACATCGCGTTCTATTTTTCGTAGTGTATTCATATCGATTAGAGGAGTTTCCATTTTTAGTTTTATTCAAAGCTTTTTTGATTGGCTTTCGATTTGATTGGGTTACCATTTCGATTTTGTTAGTTGGATTTTACCTTCTATCTCTTTGGGACAATGCCTCTAGATTCAAACCTTATCGGCAGTTTTGGATCATTACTCCTCTTGTGCTATATCCATTTTGTTTGATTCATTTATTTGCAGATTTATTGTATTTTGAAAATGCAAACAAACACATTGGATATGAAGCTATTGTATTTTTAGGTGATTTGGATGTTTTGATCTCTTCTGCCATTGAAGAGGCACCTTTCAAAATCTTTTTGTTTTTAATTTGTATTGGGCTGTATATTTTTGGAATTCGATATTGGTTTTCCAAACTCAAAATCTCAGAAAAACGAAACGAAAAAGAATCGTTTCGATCCAAATCACTCAAGGCCATTCTCTGGATTCTTTTTTTCTTTATTGGGCTTCGAGGAGGTCCTCAAGAATCTCCGTTACGTGCGAGTGAAGCCATTATCTCTGACGATTCTTTCATCAATCAACTTGCGTTAAATGGAATTTATACAACCATCAACGATTTCAAAAGCCAATCCATCCCCAAACATCTTAAAATGTCTGATGAAGATATGTTGGCAGTGGTTAAGGAAGAAATTTCTTATGAAGGTTCTGCATTTATGAATGATCCAGAGTTTCCACTGGTTCGAAAGATCCAAGGTATTCCGGGAAAAAAACCGATCAATGTTGTGTTAGTCATCCAAGAATCTTGGACAGGAAAATATGTTTGGCCAATCTCGGATGGAATTTGGCTAGGAAAAGAAGTTACACCGTTTTACAATAGTTTGGCGAAAAAAGGGCATAGTTTCCGAAAATTTTATGCAAACGGGGGAAGGACAAGCAATGCTTTACTTTCCATCCTTACCAGTGTTCCCGACAGACCTGGTCTTACGGCCATCCGCACTCCACAAATTCTCAGTCATTTCTCTGCCATTGGAAATTTATTCGCAGGGTTTGGATACCAAACCAGTTTCATTACCGGTGATGATTTAAAATTCGATAGTTTAGCTACCATCTTACCGCACTTTGGATTCCAGACTCTAATTGGAAAAGAAGACTTTCGAAAATCAGGAAAGTATAAAATTGGTGCATGGGGTTATGACGATGAACATCTTTACTCAAAAGCACTAGAAGAAATGGATCTTTATCAAAAAGAAAACAAACCCTTTTTAATGACCATTCTTACAATGACTACACATTATCCATATAAGGTGCCAGACTCAAAATATGAAATTTATAATTCTTCAGTAACAGATTTTGATTATCTGAATACGTATCATTATTCTGATTCTGCCTTGGAAACATTTATGAAAGAAGTACAAAAACGAAAATACTATGAAGACACAGTTTTTGTATTTGTAGGAGATCACACTCACCATAGGTATTTATCTTATTATGAAGACAGAATGGTTCCTTTTTTATTATTTTCCCCCAAATACATAAAACCAAAGTTAGATGAAAGAATCGCTTCTCAATTGGATGTCCTTCCTACGATTTTGGGAGTGGTCGGAAAAGAAACATACTTTGCTGGTTTTGGAAAAGATATGCGTGCCGCAAACGTAAAATCCGGTAGTACGTATTTTGCCTATGGTAGTGCTTGCGGCTGGATTGATGAAGAAAAAATTTTATACCAAAGTGTGGATGGAGACACTCAGTTTATTTTTCAAATGATTCCACCGTATGGGGAAGATCCGGCCTGTAACCCTAATCGTAAAAACTGCTTTCGCCAAACGATTAAGGCACGGGCTTTCTTTAATTTATCTTTAGAGCTCATGAACCGTAACTCAGTTTACCCTTTAGAGGGGTCTCTAAGGTACACCAGGAAATGAATCCACATACTTCACTTTGAAATCGGGAAAACTAGTGACAATCTGCACTTTAAAATCAGGGAAAGAAGTAACCTCTTGCCACTTACCGCAGTCAGAAGGAAAACTACTCACCCTTTGCACCTTTAAATCAGGAAAACTATCAACGATTTGCACTTTAAAGTCTGGGAAACTGGTCACAAACTGAACCTTTCCTGCCAATTTTTTTCCTTTAAAAGTGCAATCGGAACCAACTTCCCCCGCCCAAAGACCCGTGGAAAACAAAACAACAATCACCGAACCAACAATTTTATTCATATGCTCTCCCAATTTTTTAGAAATAAATTTTCGACTTAAAAATTGGGTTGTCAATCCATTTGTATTAATATTTGGATTCAAATATTAGGGAGAAATCTAAATATAAAGAGATACCTAACTAAGTTTTGTCCTTTCTGCCTCTGTCATGGCATCTAACTCTAGTTTCTTGGTATGCATCAAATTATATAAATACGTTTGAAATTCTTCCCAAGAAGTAAAATCTGTAGGATCGTGGGAACCCAAACCCAAATAACCTACCACATTTCCCTTTTGGTAGTTTTGGTAAGTGGTAACTCCAGATTTTAGAGCCACAAACACAGGGATTTTTTGATCAAAGGCAATCTTCACCATTCCTTTTTTTAGGGGAAGGATTTCTTCCGAATACGTATTTTTCCCTTCCGGGTATACAATGTACGAAGTTGTTTTTAAACCTTCAATTAGGTTTTTTACGGAAATGGCAACAGACATGGCCTTTGAGTTATCAAAAACTTGGGAACCCATAGCCACCATCCACCAATAAGCAAACCATGCTTTTTTAATGACCTGATTTGCCAAAAATGGTTTACGGATCACATAACAATCATAAGGAAAATCCATCTCGTTAACATGGTTTAAAAAAATCATATGTCCTTTTTGTGGAACATCGATTTCGTTAAATACGATGAGTTTCGTTTTTGTAATCTTTAGAACATCCTCAGCCCAAATTTTGGTCCCTTCCAAAAACTCTTTGATACGTGCTTCTTTATTCCCTGTGACTGAACGATAGATCCCTCTGATCAAATAGGGACTTGCTTTACCAAAAACAAGAAGGGTGATTCTTAAGTAAACCTTCATCACCAAACGCCCGTAGTGGACACTCAGTCCATGTAAATTTTTCTTAATGAGATCGTCAACGACCGGAATTTTCGCCATAGCAACAATTAGACAAAAGAGGTCATTCTGTGGAAATAAAAAAGCCCAAGAAAATTCTTGGGCGTCAGTATCTGGAAACGGTGTTAGATAACGTTTCTTATTGTTGCGGAGTGGAAGTAGCTCCAGCGGCAGGTTTTGTTGGGACATTTAATGCTTTTTTGCGTTCTTGGTCATACTTCATGAACACCATATTGTTTGAGTCCAAATCGTATACGCGACCTCTTACGTCAGCATGGTCCACACGGTATTCTTCTGGAACACGAACGTCAAACATTGCTTGGATTCTATGATCAAATTTGACATATGGGTTTTTTGAAAAATCATATGTAACGCCATCAACCTTAACTGGTTGGCCTTCCACAGTGGCACCGTTTTCATCTTTGGATGATTCTGATTTTGCTTGGGCATTGTTCAGGTAATAGTTGTCATATGGGTATTTCAACTTATAGATGTTAATTGCATTTGCTTTGGAATCGCGAGCAAGGTTGATCGCACCAAAATATAAATCAATCCGATACTTTCTGTGAGATGGTTGAAGTTTTTGGTGTTTTTCTAGATTCTTTTCCACTTTCAAGGCATTCGCTCTTGCTTCTTTAGCAAGACCTAAGTGTTTGTAACCTAATTCCAAGTTTTTCTCAATGTCATATTTATTATAACTGTAGTGAGCTTCTTTTGGATCATACATACGGCGTGAATACGGAGCTTCTCTTGGAATGTCCATCACGTCTTGACGAAAGTAAGATCCTTTTCCATATTCAATGGAAATATCAAGAAGGGCCTTATCCATAGGATTGTTTGGATTTTTTCTTTCCATGGCCGTTTTCATCATTTCTTCTGCACGTAAAATGTAGAGTTGTGAAAGTTCTTCCGTCATTTTTTCGATACCCAATTGGCATTCCAGAAAACGTTGGTAAGCAGAAGGAAAGTTACCTTCGAAGTGGTACTGTAAACCTTCTTGGTAAATCCGTTTGGCTTCGTTGTATTTTTTCATACGGAAACCTTCTTTCCCTTCCGGAGCATTGAGTTCCGTCGGTTTTCCTTCTGGATCTTCTCCACGGAAATTTTTTACAATTGGCTCTAACTCACGTAGATAAGTTAGAAGTTCAATGCGTTTGTGATATGATTTACTAGAGACTGATTCTGCAAACACAGGTGCCTGCATCAAAAGACTCGTCATGAGAATAAGAAGGGATTGTTTCATTGCGCTGCCGTTCATTCCGTTTCCGTACTTTCCTTCCTTGAAAGAATCTTACAAGTAATTTCGGGGTGGCCCCTGTGAGTATTATCGGAGATTTCTGATATTGGATTGACAGATTGTATTTTAAAATTGAGCCTTTTCCTAGATTTTTCCTATGTCCCTAGCCGCTGCCCAGTCCAAAAAAGTATCTTTTCGCGCCAAAGAGTCCACAGTCTGCCCGATTTGTGATGAAAATCACCAAAAGGAACAAATGTTTCAGGGTGGTGGCCGACTCATCGCCGGGAAGTTGGCTCAGGATTTACGTCGTTTATACGAAAAAAACAAAAAATTTGGTCGTGTGAGTCCTCTGGATTATGTCATGACAGTCTGTCCTCGTTGTTTGTATTCTTCCTTCCCCAAGGATTGGAATTCTTTGAACCCCGCTGACAACGAAGCCATTCGAATGGCTACAGATGCTCGCAGAAGTTATATTGAAAAAATCCTTGGACCTCTAGATTTTACTCAGGATCGCCAAATTGTGTTAGGTGCTGCCTCCTATTTACTTGGGATGGACTGTTACCAACTTCGCGGTGCAAGCGTTGCCCCTACTCCCAAAAAGGCCGTCTGTGCCATTCGTGCTGCCTGGTTTTTCTCAGACCTTCACGATGAGTTTCCTCACATTGGATATGATAA
This genomic stretch from Leptospira meyeri harbors:
- a CDS encoding LTA synthase family protein, yielding MYSYRLEEFPFLVLFKAFLIGFRFDWVTISILLVGFYLLSLWDNASRFKPYRQFWIITPLVLYPFCLIHLFADLLYFENANKHIGYEAIVFLGDLDVLISSAIEEAPFKIFLFLICIGLYIFGIRYWFSKLKISEKRNEKESFRSKSLKAILWILFFFIGLRGGPQESPLRASEAIISDDSFINQLALNGIYTTINDFKSQSIPKHLKMSDEDMLAVVKEEISYEGSAFMNDPEFPLVRKIQGIPGKKPINVVLVIQESWTGKYVWPISDGIWLGKEVTPFYNSLAKKGHSFRKFYANGGRTSNALLSILTSVPDRPGLTAIRTPQILSHFSAIGNLFAGFGYQTSFITGDDLKFDSLATILPHFGFQTLIGKEDFRKSGKYKIGAWGYDDEHLYSKALEEMDLYQKENKPFLMTILTMTTHYPYKVPDSKYEIYNSSVTDFDYLNTYHYSDSALETFMKEVQKRKYYEDTVFVFVGDHTHHRYLSYYEDRMVPFLLFSPKYIKPKLDERIASQLDVLPTILGVVGKETYFAGFGKDMRAANVKSGSTYFAYGSACGWIDEEKILYQSVDGDTQFIFQMIPPYGEDPACNPNRKNCFRQTIKARAFFNLSLELMNRNSVYPLEGSLRYTRK
- a CDS encoding lysophospholipid acyltransferase family protein codes for the protein MKVYLRITLLVFGKASPYLIRGIYRSVTGNKEARIKEFLEGTKIWAEDVLKITKTKLIVFNEIDVPQKGHMIFLNHVNEMDFPYDCYVIRKPFLANQVIKKAWFAYWWMVAMGSQVFDNSKAMSVAISVKNLIEGLKTTSYIVYPEGKNTYSEEILPLKKGMVKIAFDQKIPVFVALKSGVTTYQNYQKGNVVGYLGLGSHDPTDFTSWEEFQTYLYNLMHTKKLELDAMTEAERTKLS
- a CDS encoding LIC11274 family protein, with translation MNGSAMKQSLLILMTSLLMQAPVFAESVSSKSYHKRIELLTYLRELEPIVKNFRGEDPEGKPTELNAPEGKEGFRMKKYNEAKRIYQEGLQYHFEGNFPSAYQRFLECQLGIEKMTEELSQLYILRAEEMMKTAMERKNPNNPMDKALLDISIEYGKGSYFRQDVMDIPREAPYSRRMYDPKEAHYSYNKYDIEKNLELGYKHLGLAKEARANALKVEKNLEKHQKLQPSHRKYRIDLYFGAINLARDSKANAINIYKLKYPYDNYYLNNAQAKSESSKDENGATVEGQPVKVDGVTYDFSKNPYVKFDHRIQAMFDVRVPEEYRVDHADVRGRVYDLDSNNMVFMKYDQERKKALNVPTKPAAGATSTPQQ
- a CDS encoding DUF2225 domain-containing protein: MSLAAAQSKKVSFRAKESTVCPICDENHQKEQMFQGGGRLIAGKLAQDLRRLYEKNKKFGRVSPLDYVMTVCPRCLYSSFPKDWNSLNPADNEAIRMATDARRSYIEKILGPLDFTQDRQIVLGAASYLLGMDCYQLRGASVAPTPKKAVCAIRAAWFFSDLHDEFPHIGYDKIRDLLYQKAAVIYGYTLELMQNGNEPVDQAAGMLGPDTDNNWGFDGVIYLNAFLTKKFKDQMAPKPEDQVLLLSRAKRTLARLYGSGKASKGKPGPIVEMTRELYDEYNTILEAMGGEK